TGGATATATGAAGACCTCCGAAGGAGTTCTAGTAAAGGCCGACAAGGTGCTTTCGGAAGCGAGAAAAATCGGACTCCCGGTAATTTATATCGTTGTCGGCTTTCGCCCCGGATTTCCAGAAATTAGCCCGAATAACCTGATGTTTAGCTCCATCAAAAAGTCCGGTGGATTAGGTCAGGATCCGAAATTGTTGGCAATTCATTCCTCCGTTTCACCGAAGCCCGAAGACATCATAATTACGAAACACAGAGTCGGCGCGTTCCTAGGTACGGACTTGGATATGATCTTGCGAGCAAAAGAAATCAATACGATAGTTATGTTCGGGGTCGCGACGAGCGGAGTCGTTCTCTCCACGTTACGTCATGCATCGGACGCGGATTATAAGAGTATAATACTCAAAGACCTCTGTGCGGATAAAGATCCGGAGACGCACCAAGTATTGATGGAAAAAGTATTTCCCAGACAAGCCGAAATCATATCTTCCGACGATTTTCTGGCAGCTCTTGCTAAATCGGCAAAGTAGCCTTTGACTGGCGAGTCCAAAGTCTCACTCGAGTAAATTCTCGGTGAGTTTTTAGGCAACGGCAACTCTCCTTTGATTTAAGAATCGATAAGGATCAGGTTTTAAAAAACTCGACGTCGCCTTTCAAACTTGCAGCCTGATGAGCGAGTTTTTCCGCAAGGTTGTCTATGTCGCTCACCACTCTATTTAACAGTTCGGTCGTTTCGGATATCGATACGATGGTTTTGGAAAATTCCGCCGACGTCTGAGACTGTTCTTGCGTATGATTTCTAAT
This is a stretch of genomic DNA from Leptospira fainei serovar Hurstbridge str. BUT 6. It encodes these proteins:
- a CDS encoding cysteine hydrolase family protein, with product MNRILPAMLFLISFPTLIFADTKPTFDIRKTAVLIMDYQNAIINGGYMKTSEGVLVKADKVLSEARKIGLPVIYIVVGFRPGFPEISPNNLMFSSIKKSGGLGQDPKLLAIHSSVSPKPEDIIITKHRVGAFLGTDLDMILRAKEINTIVMFGVATSGVVLSTLRHASDADYKSIILKDLCADKDPETHQVLMEKVFPRQAEIISSDDFLAALAKSAK